CCGAGCATGTCGACCGCCTCGGACAGCGAGTTCATCCGCTCCTGCACCAGCGGTACGGCGGCGGTCAGCAACTGCTGCTGCTCGTCGGTCGGCTCGGCCGGCAGCACGCCCGCCTTGGCCAGGAACGGCACCACCCGGCGGCCGAACTCGGCCGGCTCCAGCAGCCGCATGTGGGAGGCGTTGATCGCCTCGCACTTCTTCGGGTCGAACCGGGCGGCGTTCGAGTTCACCTTGCGGATGTCGAAGGCCTCGACCATCTCGGTCATCGTGAACACGTCCCGGTCCTCGGCGATCGACCAGCCGAGCAGGGCCAGGTAGTTCAGCAGGCCCTCGGGCAGGAAGCCGCGCTCCATGTACTCGCCCAGACCCGCGCCCGGGTCGCGCTTGGACAGCTTCTTGTTGCCCTCACCCATCACGAACGGCAGGTGCCCGAACCGCGGCGTCCGGCCGGAGCCGATGCCGATCTCGGCCAGCGCCTCGTACAGCGCGATCTGCCGCGGCGTCGACGGCAGCAGGTCCTCGCCGCGCAGCACGTGGGTGATCTCCATCAGCGCGTCGTCGACCGGGTTCACCAGCGGGTACAGCGGGAACCCGTTGGCCCGGACCAGGACGTAGTCGCCCAGGTTCTCGGGCAGGAAGGTGATCTCGCCGCGGACCAGGTCGGTGAAGGTGATCGGGCGGTCCGGCATCCGCAGCCGGACGACCGGGCGCCGGCCCTCGTCGACGTACGCCTTGACCTGCTCGTCGGTCAGCGTGCGGCAGTGGCCGTCGTACCCGCTGTGCTGGCCGGCCTGACGCGCCGCCTCGCGCCGCTGGTCGAGCTCCTCCTGCGAGCAGTAGCAGTGGTACGCCTTGCCGGCCTGCAGCAGCTTGGCCACGACGTCGGCGTAGATGTCCATCCGCTCGGTCTGCTTGTACGGGCCGAAGTCGCCGCCGACCTCGGGACCCTCGTCCCAGCCGATATCGAGCCAGCGCAGCGAGTCGAGCGTGTACTGCAGCGCCTCGGGGGTGTTGCGGGCCGCGTCGGTGTCCTCGATCCGCAGGACCAGCTTGCCGCCGTAGTGGCGGGCGAAGGCCCAGGCGAACAGGGCGGTGCGGATGTTGCCGACGGTCAGCAGACCGGTCGGGGAGGGCGCGAACCGCAGGCGGACCTGCGCTGGCTCAAGGCCGCCGAGTACGTCGTCGTCGGTCGGGGCAGGCCTGTCAGTCACGCACGATCACCTTGTTCGTCAGAGTTCCGATTCCTTCGACACTGATCGCGACCTCGTCGCCGGGCAGCATCGGACCGACACCCGCGGGGGTCCCGGTGAGCACCACGTCGCCGGGCAGCAGCGTGGTGAAGGAGGTGATGTAGGCCAGCACCTCCGGGATGTCGAAGATGAACTGCGAGGTCCGGCCGTCCTGCTTCGGCTCGCCGTTCAGCTCCGTGCTGACCCGGACGTCGGAGACGTCCAGGTCGGTCTGGATCCAGGGACCGAGCGGGCAGAAGGTGTCGTACCCCTTGGCCCGGGCCCACTGGCCGTCGCTCTTCTGCAGGTCGCGCGCGGTCACGTCGTTGGCGATCGTGTAGCCGAAGATCACCTCTTCGGCCCGCTCGCGGGGCAGGTCGCGGCAGATCCGGCCGATCACGATCGCCAGCTCGCCCTCGAAGTGCAGGTTGTTGGTCTGCTCGGGGTAGACGATGCCGTCGCGCGGGCCGATCACCGACGTGTTCGGCTTGAGGAAGATCATCGGCTCGGCCGGTACGTCGTTGCCCAGCTCGGCGGCGTGGTCGGCGTAGTTGCGCCCGACGCAGACCACCTTGCTGCGCGGGATCACCGGGGCCAGCAGCCGGACGTCGGCCAGCTGCAGCACCTCGCCGGTGAGCTGGACCGGCCGGTACAGCGGGTCCGAGTCGAGGACGGCGACGGTGCCGACAAGACCTTCGGGGTCGTCGGTCTCGACAAGCCCGTACTTCGGTTCGTCGTCGACGGAGAATCTGGCGATACGCACGGCTGGCCTTCAGTCGAGGGAATGAACGGCCCGAGCCTACCGCCGGACCCAGTCGACCACTCGATCCGGTGACCTGGTCCCCCCTCCAGCCGCCCGGCGCCGAAGCCCACCGCGACCTCTCTTCTCCTTCTGTCGTTCTTCTTCTTTTCCTGTCACTCGTCCCGAATGAGACAGTGGTCCCGTGACGACCAATCCGACCCCGTTCACGATCCGCCTGGCCGAGCCCGCGGAGTACGCCGCCGTCGGCGAACTGACCGCCGAGGCCTACGCCAACGACGGCTTCATCCCGGCCAACTCCGACTACGGCGACACTCTGCGCGCCGCCGCGGACCGCGCCGAACGCGCCGAGCTCTGGGTCGCCACCGACGGCACGGACCTGCTCGGCACGGTCACGTACTGCGTACCCGGCTCCTTCTACGGTGAGATCGGTCAGCCCCACGAGGGCGAGTTCCGAATGCTCGGCGTCTCGGCCAAGGCCCGCGGCCTCGGCGTCGGCACCGCGCTGACCAAGCACTGCATCACCCGCTCCCGCGAGCTGGGCTTCACCCACCTCGTCCTGTCGAGCGCCGACTACATGAAGCCCGCCCACCGCATCTACGAACGCCTCGGCTTCACCCGCGTCCCTTCCCGCGACTGGTCCCCCCGCCCCGGCGTCCACCTGTACGCCTACTCCCTGGCACTGTGACTCTCGTTCTCTCCCCCAGCGAATGGGAACCACTCGCCGCAGCGCACGCGGCGCGGGTGGACGAGCTCGTCGCCGGTCATCTCGCACGCCGTCAGCGCCGTGAAGCCCACCCGGTCGAGGACTTCCTCTTCACCTACTACTCCACCCGCCCGAACCAGCTCCGCGTCTGGCACCCCGGCCCGGGAGTCAGCCTCGCCGGCGCCACGGCGTACGAAGGCCGCAAGGGCTACCTGTACGCCGACGGCGCCGCGCAACTGGACCCCGCGGAGATCGAGCGTCGTACGGACTCCATCACCTGGATCCGCCGCCTCCTCGCGGCGACGCTCGACCGCCAGCCCCAGTTCGGCTGCTTCGGCCTGCACGAGTGGGCGATGGTCTACCGCTTGCAGCCCGGCGAGGTCCGGCACGAGAAGTGGCCGCTCAGACTAGGGGCCGAGGGCACCGACCAGGTCGTCGAGTCGCACAAGATCGCCTGCTCCCACTTCGACGCCTTCCGCTTCTTCACCGAACCGGCGCGCCCGCTCAACGTCCTGCACCCCACCCGTGACCTCCAGCCCGACCTGGAACAAGGCGGCTGCCTGCACGCCAACATGGACCTCTACAAGTGGGCCACCAAACTCGCCCCCTTCACCCCCAGCCCCCTCCTCCTGTCCTGCTTCGAACTCGCCAAGGACATCCGCACCCTGGACATGCAGGCCTCCCCGTACGACCTGGCCCCGCTCGGCTACTCCCCCATCCCCATCGAAACCCCCACCGGCAAAGCCGAGTACGCCGCCGCCCAACGCACCTTCGCCACCCGAGCCAAGCCACTCCGCGAACAACTCATCGCCCTCTGCGACGAGCTGCTCAGCACCACGCACTAGCCTCGAACCATGACCGAGCTCTGGACTCCGGACGACCTCCAGCGCATCGCGTCCGCCGACGAACTGCAGATCGCCCCCAGGCGCACCGACGGAACCTTGCGACGCTGGGTGCCGATCTGGGTCGTGTGCGTCGACGAGCAGGTCTACGTCCGCACCTGGTACCGCCGAAACACCGGCTGGTTCGCTCACGTGCTCGACTCCCACCGGGCCTGCGTCCGCGTCCCCGGTCTGCAGACCGACGTCTCCGTCGAGCACGTCGGCACCGGATCAGAGCGGCTGCGGGCCGACGTCGACACGGCGTACCGCACGAAGTACGCGCGCTACGGCACCTCGACAGTCGACCAGATGGTGGCTCCCGAAGCCGCAGCCACCACGCTGCTCCTCGCCCGGGAGCAGGACCGGCTCAGCTGACCTTCGTCGCCTTCAGCGCGAACAGCAACGGAATCCTTGGCGCCTCGTCCGGTAAGCGCCACCAGCCCTCTGGCGTCTGGACCATCGACGGCCAGCGGGGCCACTGGAGCACCTCGGACTCGCGCAGGCTGTCGATCCGCAGCCCCGCGGCCGACAGCGTGGTGACCAGCTCTCCCAGGCCGTGCATCCACTCGTAGCTCGTGTTGCGGCCCGGCACCTCGTCGCCCGTGTACGTCACGGTCGACTCGTGCGCGATCGCCCCGCGCCCTTCCAGGTAGTCGTGCCTCAGCACCAACTCGTCCGACTCTCCCGGCAACCCGACCGGCCGCAACGAATTCAGCAACGGGTGGAACTCCACGATGTAGACGAACCCACCCGGCTTGAGCAACCTCGTGACCACCTCGGCCCACTTCGCCAAGTCAGGCAGGTAACACAGCGCGCCCTTCCCGGTGTAGACCACGTCGAACTGCCGTCCCCCGAGCGCCTCCCCCGCGTCGTACACGTTGGCCCGCACGTACTCGACCCCGACGCCGGCCTTGTCGGCAAACCGCCGCGCCTCGTCGAGCGAGCGCCCCGACAGATCCAGCCCGAACGTCTTCGCGCCCCTCCGCGCAAAGGCGATCGTCTCGGTCCCCAGGTGACACTGCAGGTGGACAAGATCCCGCCCACCGAGCTCCCCCAGGTCGTCCCACTCGTAGTCGGCGAACCAGAACTCCGCCGGCCGCTCGTAGAACGCGCTCGCCGCATGCAGTGGAGCCCGCGCGTCCCAGTCCGCCTCGTTCGCGGCCACCCGCGCCAGCTCGTCCGCCTCCAACGCCACCGGCTTCTCCTTCTGTCGCCTGATCCGGTCCTCGTCCTCCCAGTCTCTCCAGGCCCAGGTCCAGGCATCCCCACTCAGGCTCATCTCCGCTCACCCGGCGTCACGAGTTTCCCCCTCGGAAGCAGTCCCGTGAACAGTCGCCGCGCCCCCGGACCGTCCCGAGAGCGTTCCCCCAGCTCTGCTCACCCAGCGTGACTCTACTCCCGTCGGCCACGCTGAGTAATCACGTTTGGGTCTCACTCGGCACCAGCTCCCCGATCGCGCTTGCTATAGCAGTCGACCACCGGAAGCGCCAGCACCGACACGCTGCGCTGATTGACTTTCCGGCGTTCGCTCGACCACAATTCGAACACATGTTCGATGCAAGGACAAACCGCGGGGAATCGGGGAGCGTGAGGATCTGTGATGCCGGAACCGTTCGACTGGGACATTCTGGAGCGACCGTCGGCGATGGCGATGGTGCGGGGCCAGCTCGGTTTCAGCTGGATGGTGCTGGCCGGGCGACTGGCGGCACTGACCGACGACGAGTACTTCTGGCGACCGAGCGCCGAGGCGCTGACCGTCGTACGGCGCCGGCATGCCGGCCGCTTCCGGTCCCTCGGATCGGGTGAGTGGGTGGCGCAGTGGCCGGACGAGCCCGACCATCGTGGGCCGCGGACGATCGCCTGGCTGATCGCGCACCTGACCGAGACGTTCTTCGAGCGCTGGGAGTGGACCTTCGGCGAGCGGATCCAGGGCCGCACCGACATCACCCTGCACGGAAACGCCCGCGACGCGGTCGCCTGGCTGGCCCACTGGGTCGACGCCTGGCAGGACTCGATCGCCGCGCTGGACGAGGAGCAGGTGACGACGGTCGGCCTCAGTCAGGCCACCGAGCTGGACGCCGCGGAGCCGTTCGGCCATGTCGTCCTGCGGCTCAACCGGGAGCTGATCCATCACGGATCCGAGATCATGACACTCCAGGATCTGCATGCACTGGCTGCCTGAAACCACTAGATGTGCGACACGCGGCGCGTCAATGCACTACATGTCGGGGTCTACCGCTAGTGTTCTGCGTGCTGGTGGTTCTGCCCGGGTGACGCGACCAAGCGCGGCCGGGCAGAGGCAACAGGGGAATCCGGTGTGAGTCCGGAGCTGCCCCGCAACGGTGAGCGGACAGGTCGTCCGCGAGTCCGAGTACCTGCCACCGGTGCGCGTACCGCCGGTACGCGTCGGTCCGAGACCTCGTGGGTGGGTCGGTGGGCGTCAAGGCAGTCGTACTCGCCGTACTGTCTTGCGTCGCGCGCTCGTCCACAGGTCGTGGTCCCCCGGAACTCGCGTGGAGAGAGCGCCTGTGACCATCGTTTCGTCTTCGTCGCCGACCGCATCGGGCGCGCTGCCCGACGCGTCCGCGTCCCAGCTGACCGTCGTCCGCCGCGACGGCGCCAGCACCGCGTTCGACCCGACCAAGATCGCGGTCGCCGTGAGCAAGGCCTTCCTGGCCGTCGAGGGTGCCGAGGCCGGCACCAGCCACCGCGTCCGTGACCTCGTCACCGATCTGACCGCCCGAGTCGTCACGGCTCTGACCAGCCGCGGTGACTCGCGCCGGAGCGTCCAGGTCGAGGACATCCAGGACCAGGTCGAGCTGGCTCTGATGCGCGCGGGAGAGCATCAGGTCGCCCGTGCCTACGTCCTGTACCGCGAAGAACGCACCAAGGCCCGGACACCGGTTGACGCGGCCGGGGTCACCAAGGCGCCGGTCGTCACTGTCCGTGCTGCCGACGGAAGCACAGCGCCACTGGACGTCGCCCGTCTCCGCCTCGTCATCGCCGAGGCGGCCGCCGGTCTGGACGCCGTCGACCCCGAGCAGATCCTCGACGAGACCCTCGGCTCCTGCTACGACGGCATCGCCCAGCACGAGGTCGAGCTCGCCCTGGTGATGGCCGCCCGGTCGTACGTCGAGACCGAGCCGCAGTACAGCCAGGCCGCCGCGCGTCTGCTGCTCGACCAGATCCGCCGCGAGACGCTCGGCCGGGTCCACGGCGAGCCCCGGCAGGCGACCCAGGCCGACATGAGCACGGCGTACGCCGAGTACTTCCCGCGCTACATCAGCACCGGGATCGAGGCCGGGCTGCTCGACCCCGAGCTGGCCACCTTCGACCTCGGCCGGCTGGCCGCGGCGATCAGGCCCGAGCGCGACCTGGACTTCGCGTTCCTCGGCCTGCAGACCCTGTACGACCGGTACCTGCTGCACATCGACAAGATCCGCTTCGAGCTGCCGCAGGCGTTCTATCTGCGGGTCGCGATGGGCATGGCGCTCAAGGAGGACGACCGCGAGACCCGGGCGCTGGAGTTCTACGAGCTGCTCAGCTCGTTCCGCTTCATGTCGTCGACGCCGACCCTGTTCAACTCCGGTACGACGCGGCCGCAGCTGTCGTCGTGCTTCCTGACCACGGTCGACG
The Kribbella italica DNA segment above includes these coding regions:
- the gltX gene encoding glutamate--tRNA ligase — protein: MTDRPAPTDDDVLGGLEPAQVRLRFAPSPTGLLTVGNIRTALFAWAFARHYGGKLVLRIEDTDAARNTPEALQYTLDSLRWLDIGWDEGPEVGGDFGPYKQTERMDIYADVVAKLLQAGKAYHCYCSQEELDQRREAARQAGQHSGYDGHCRTLTDEQVKAYVDEGRRPVVRLRMPDRPITFTDLVRGEITFLPENLGDYVLVRANGFPLYPLVNPVDDALMEITHVLRGEDLLPSTPRQIALYEALAEIGIGSGRTPRFGHLPFVMGEGNKKLSKRDPGAGLGEYMERGFLPEGLLNYLALLGWSIAEDRDVFTMTEMVEAFDIRKVNSNAARFDPKKCEAINASHMRLLEPAEFGRRVVPFLAKAGVLPAEPTDEQQQLLTAAVPLVQERMNSLSEAVDMLGFLFVPDEAFKVDADAAGKVLTGDAGAVLEASVKALSNLSDWTTEAIEAALRASLIEGLGLKPKNAFGPVRVAISGRRISPPLFESLELLGRDRSLHRLEHARTLLPAE
- a CDS encoding fumarylacetoacetate hydrolase family protein, translating into MRIARFSVDDEPKYGLVETDDPEGLVGTVAVLDSDPLYRPVQLTGEVLQLADVRLLAPVIPRSKVVCVGRNYADHAAELGNDVPAEPMIFLKPNTSVIGPRDGIVYPEQTNNLHFEGELAIVIGRICRDLPRERAEEVIFGYTIANDVTARDLQKSDGQWARAKGYDTFCPLGPWIQTDLDVSDVRVSTELNGEPKQDGRTSQFIFDIPEVLAYITSFTTLLPGDVVLTGTPAGVGPMLPGDEVAISVEGIGTLTNKVIVRD
- a CDS encoding GNAT family N-acetyltransferase, which codes for MTTNPTPFTIRLAEPAEYAAVGELTAEAYANDGFIPANSDYGDTLRAAADRAERAELWVATDGTDLLGTVTYCVPGSFYGEIGQPHEGEFRMLGVSAKARGLGVGTALTKHCITRSRELGFTHLVLSSADYMKPAHRIYERLGFTRVPSRDWSPRPGVHLYAYSLAL
- a CDS encoding 3-methyladenine DNA glycosylase, with the translated sequence MTLVLSPSEWEPLAAAHAARVDELVAGHLARRQRREAHPVEDFLFTYYSTRPNQLRVWHPGPGVSLAGATAYEGRKGYLYADGAAQLDPAEIERRTDSITWIRRLLAATLDRQPQFGCFGLHEWAMVYRLQPGEVRHEKWPLRLGAEGTDQVVESHKIACSHFDAFRFFTEPARPLNVLHPTRDLQPDLEQGGCLHANMDLYKWATKLAPFTPSPLLLSCFELAKDIRTLDMQASPYDLAPLGYSPIPIETPTGKAEYAAAQRTFATRAKPLREQLIALCDELLSTTH
- a CDS encoding DUF2255 family protein, whose amino-acid sequence is MTELWTPDDLQRIASADELQIAPRRTDGTLRRWVPIWVVCVDEQVYVRTWYRRNTGWFAHVLDSHRACVRVPGLQTDVSVEHVGTGSERLRADVDTAYRTKYARYGTSTVDQMVAPEAAATTLLLAREQDRLS
- a CDS encoding class I SAM-dependent methyltransferase, with translation MSLSGDAWTWAWRDWEDEDRIRRQKEKPVALEADELARVAANEADWDARAPLHAASAFYERPAEFWFADYEWDDLGELGGRDLVHLQCHLGTETIAFARRGAKTFGLDLSGRSLDEARRFADKAGVGVEYVRANVYDAGEALGGRQFDVVYTGKGALCYLPDLAKWAEVVTRLLKPGGFVYIVEFHPLLNSLRPVGLPGESDELVLRHDYLEGRGAIAHESTVTYTGDEVPGRNTSYEWMHGLGELVTTLSAAGLRIDSLRESEVLQWPRWPSMVQTPEGWWRLPDEAPRIPLLFALKATKVS
- a CDS encoding DinB family protein, producing the protein MPEPFDWDILERPSAMAMVRGQLGFSWMVLAGRLAALTDDEYFWRPSAEALTVVRRRHAGRFRSLGSGEWVAQWPDEPDHRGPRTIAWLIAHLTETFFERWEWTFGERIQGRTDITLHGNARDAVAWLAHWVDAWQDSIAALDEEQVTTVGLSQATELDAAEPFGHVVLRLNRELIHHGSEIMTLQDLHALAA